The following proteins come from a genomic window of Musa acuminata AAA Group cultivar baxijiao chromosome BXJ1-7, Cavendish_Baxijiao_AAA, whole genome shotgun sequence:
- the LOC135679373 gene encoding ran-binding protein 1 homolog b-like, translated as MASNDPDREEEAAPAGEDEDTGAQVAPIVTLSEVVVTTGEEEEDALLDLKAKLYRFDKEGNQWKERGTGSVKLLKHRESGKVRLLMRQVKTLKICANHLVLPSVKIQEHAGNDKSCVWHASDFADGELKEEMFCIRFGSVENCKKFMETVEGIAESSEKNEEKESKDASDAAGLLDKLSVHEGKTEKAPEEVPAAAVKADDETEK; from the exons ATGGCGAGCAACGATCCCGATCGCGAGGAGGAGGCGGCTCCAGCCGGCGAGGACGAGGACACCGGTGCCCAGGTCGCACCCATCGTCACCCTCTCCGAGGTCGTCGTCACCAccggcgaggaggaagaggacgccCTCCTCGATCT AAAGGCGAAGCTGTACCGGTTCGACAAGGAGGGGAACCAGTGGAAGGAGAGGGGAACCGGGAGCGTGAAGCTTTTGAAGCATCGGGAGTCGGGCAAGGTGCGGCTGCTGATGCGCCAGGTCAAGACCCTCAAGATCTGCGCTAACCATCTCG TTCTTCCGTCGGTCAAGATTCAGGAGCACGCGGGGAACGACAAGTCGTGCGTGTGGCATGCGTCGGATTTCGCCGATGGGGAATTGAAGGAGGAGATGTTCTGCATACGATTCGGCTCCGTAGAAA ACTGCAAGAAATTCATGGAGACGGTCGAAGGCATTGCGGAATCTTCTGAAAAGAACGAAGAGAAGGAGAGCAAGGATGCGTCAGACGCTGCTGGACTCCTGGACAAGTTAAGTGTGCATGAAGGCAAAACCGAAAAGGCTCCAGAGGAGGTTCCAGCTGCTGCTGTGAAGGCAGACGATGAAACCGAAAAGTAG